In one Umezawaea sp. Da 62-37 genomic region, the following are encoded:
- a CDS encoding LuxR C-terminal-related transcriptional regulator: MTVSDDLVRMDRMTPSRHRDGDGGFPELAMLNEQQFQLMQMLAGGLPDRSIARRLCLAPRTLARRISEIYRILGVDTRFQAGVAAQRLGLIGEPVGAGRPVRARVQAAQG, translated from the coding sequence ATGACCGTTTCTGATGATCTGGTCCGGATGGACAGGATGACCCCGTCACGCCACCGCGACGGTGATGGAGGATTCCCGGAATTGGCGATGCTCAACGAGCAGCAATTCCAGCTCATGCAAATGCTCGCGGGCGGCCTGCCCGACCGTTCGATAGCCCGGAGGCTCTGCCTCGCGCCGAGGACGCTGGCGCGCAGGATCTCGGAGATCTACCGCATCCTCGGGGTCGACACGCGCTTCCAGGCGGGTGTCGCCGCCCAACGCCTCGGCCTCATCGGTGAACCGGTCGGCGCGGGCAGGCCGGTCAGAGCCCGTGTGCAGGCGGCTCAGGGCTGA
- a CDS encoding ABC transporter ATP-binding protein — MTLHADLRVARGSFALDVDLSVAPGEVVALLGPNGAGKTTALRALAGLLPLDGGHVRVDDVVWDEPPKVFLRPERRPVGVVFQDYLLFAHLSAAENVAFGLRARGMDRRAALALASEWLERVGLAEYARVRPRALSGGQAQRVALARALVTGPSLLLLDEPLAALDASTRMLVRTELGRHLGEYGGRTVMVTHDPLDAMVLADRLVIVEGGRVVQVGAPTEVARQPRTDYVARLVGLNLYRGVGVGTSVVLDEGGELVVVAPVDGAVYVAFPPSAVSLHLVRPEGSPRNAWPVTVVGVEQHAHTVRVRLEGSPGVLADVTTAVVAELRLVPGARLWAAVKATETHTYSG, encoded by the coding sequence ATGACGCTGCACGCGGACCTCCGGGTGGCGCGGGGGTCGTTCGCGCTGGACGTGGACCTGTCGGTCGCGCCCGGCGAGGTCGTCGCGTTGCTGGGGCCCAACGGGGCGGGCAAGACGACGGCGTTGCGGGCGCTGGCCGGGCTGCTGCCGTTGGACGGCGGGCACGTGCGGGTCGACGACGTGGTGTGGGACGAGCCGCCGAAGGTGTTCCTGCGCCCCGAACGGCGGCCGGTCGGCGTGGTGTTCCAGGACTACCTGCTGTTCGCGCACCTGTCCGCGGCGGAGAACGTGGCGTTCGGGCTGCGGGCGCGCGGGATGGACCGGCGGGCGGCGCTCGCTCTGGCGTCGGAGTGGCTGGAACGGGTCGGGTTGGCCGAGTACGCGCGGGTTCGGCCGCGGGCGTTGTCCGGGGGGCAGGCGCAGCGGGTGGCGTTGGCGCGGGCGTTGGTGACGGGGCCGTCGTTGCTGCTGCTGGACGAGCCGTTGGCGGCGTTGGACGCGAGCACTCGGATGCTGGTGCGGACGGAACTGGGGCGGCACCTCGGGGAGTACGGGGGGCGCACGGTGATGGTGACGCACGATCCGTTGGACGCGATGGTGCTGGCGGATCGGTTGGTGATCGTCGAGGGTGGGCGGGTTGTGCAGGTGGGGGCGCCCACGGAGGTCGCGCGGCAGCCGCGGACGGATTACGTGGCCCGGTTGGTGGGGCTGAATCTCTATCGGGGGGTGGGGGTGGGGACGTCGGTGGTGTTGGACGAGGGTGGGGAGTTGGTGGTGGTGGCGCCGGTGGACGGAGCTGTGTACGTGGCGTTTCCGCCGTCGGCGGTGAGTTTGCACTTGGTCAGGCCTGAGGGGAGTCCGCGCAATGCCTGGCCGGTGACGGTGGTGGGGGTGGAGCAGCACGCGCACACGGTGAGGGTGCGGCTGGAGGGGAGTCCGGGGGTGTTGGCGGATGTGACCACGGCGGTGGTGGCGGAGTTGAGGTTGGTGCCTGGGGCGCGGCTTTGGGCAGCGGTGAAGGCCACGGAGACGCATACGTATTCGGGGTGA
- a CDS encoding BTAD domain-containing putative transcriptional regulator produces the protein MPAAHNGSRGLRFSVLGPVRVWRGDEELDLGPPQQRLILAVLLVHAGQPVPLSELIGALWGEDAPASAANVVHRNVGQLRRVLEPGLPLRATGEWLLRDGGGYRLRVGEERADVPRFRLLVGRARDAVAREDPTAAVRLFVEALGLWHDRCAAGLRRGAGAEPVFAALDRECLAAAAEMADVALECGAAGDVLDLLRALAPLDPLNEELHARLVLVLAAEGHRAEALAVHRAVVGRLADELGIDPGPRLRAAHEQLIGEEGQDGRREQAFDLIRPAQLPNDLPTFSGRDAELTGMLTALRDGHHPMALALIDGMPGAGKTTVAVRFAREAADAYPDGQLFVNLRGFDPSGSVMETAEALRGFLYALGMPSNRIPPDLDAQTGLYRSLLRGKRMLVVLDNARDVDHVLPLIPGAPDCLTIVTSRNRLTGLVAAEGARPFTLDPMPVAEARTMVALRLGAARSAAEPGAVDEIVAMCGRLPLALAVVSARAAAYPDVPLSAIARELRDAQGGLDAFSYDDTSDLRAVFSWSYRTLSPRAARLFRLLARHWGPDISLPASASLLGVDVRTARAALGELTRTRLMTEHRPGRFQFHDLIRVYGLELGDALDTEEERGEALRRTADHYLHSAHGIGLVLQPHQPSTPHDPVAPGVTPEVAPNRDRAMAWFRAEQHVLHNFVDQAPERGFADHAWRIAVSMQEFFQRQGVHLSWAATTRAALRAARSVGDQVGEARTLRSLAGAHYFMGDTEGALAHLRRTAELLDRLGWVDDQAYVQRNIGDVLARRGQDVHGDHAGAYGYYERAHRLYRDMGHVGGVAISLEGMGVCALRLGRTDEALDLLGRAMEVFRRSDDLNGQANCWAEFGEAHLRLHRYDEAVDSLQRAVDMHRAQASLVGEVGSLVLLGDAHVGAGDPVRARALWQEASALVENSRIHRVGPSLFTPEEVRKRIARLDRA, from the coding sequence ATGCCTGCCGCGCACAACGGCTCGAGGGGGCTGAGGTTCTCGGTGCTCGGCCCGGTGCGGGTCTGGCGCGGGGACGAGGAGCTGGACCTGGGACCGCCGCAGCAGCGGCTGATCCTGGCCGTGCTGCTCGTGCACGCGGGCCAGCCGGTGCCGCTCAGCGAGCTGATCGGGGCGCTGTGGGGCGAGGACGCGCCCGCCAGCGCGGCCAACGTGGTGCACCGCAACGTCGGGCAGCTGCGGCGGGTGCTGGAACCGGGCCTGCCGCTGCGGGCGACCGGTGAGTGGCTGCTCCGCGACGGAGGCGGCTACCGGCTGCGGGTCGGTGAGGAGCGCGCCGACGTGCCGCGGTTCCGGCTGCTGGTCGGCAGGGCGCGCGACGCCGTGGCGCGCGAGGACCCGACGGCGGCCGTACGGCTGTTCGTCGAGGCGCTGGGGCTGTGGCACGACCGGTGCGCGGCGGGCCTGCGCCGGGGCGCGGGGGCCGAACCGGTGTTCGCCGCGCTGGACCGCGAGTGCCTGGCGGCGGCGGCCGAGATGGCGGACGTGGCGCTGGAGTGCGGTGCCGCGGGCGACGTGCTCGACCTGCTGCGCGCGCTGGCGCCGCTCGACCCGCTGAACGAGGAGCTGCACGCCCGGCTGGTGCTCGTGCTGGCGGCCGAGGGCCACCGGGCCGAGGCGCTGGCGGTGCACCGGGCCGTGGTCGGGCGGCTGGCCGACGAGCTGGGCATCGATCCGGGTCCCCGGCTGCGCGCCGCGCACGAGCAGCTCATCGGCGAGGAGGGCCAGGACGGGCGCCGGGAGCAGGCCTTCGACCTGATCAGGCCGGCTCAGCTGCCGAACGACCTGCCGACGTTCAGCGGTCGCGACGCCGAGCTGACCGGGATGCTGACCGCGTTGCGCGACGGGCACCACCCGATGGCGCTGGCGCTCATCGACGGCATGCCGGGCGCGGGCAAGACCACGGTCGCCGTCCGGTTCGCCCGCGAGGCGGCCGACGCCTACCCGGACGGCCAGCTGTTCGTGAACCTGCGCGGGTTCGACCCGAGCGGGTCGGTGATGGAGACCGCCGAGGCGCTGCGCGGTTTCCTCTACGCGCTGGGCATGCCGAGCAACCGCATCCCGCCGGACCTGGACGCGCAGACCGGGCTGTACCGGAGTCTGCTGCGGGGCAAGCGGATGCTCGTGGTGCTGGACAACGCCCGCGACGTCGACCACGTGCTGCCGCTGATCCCCGGCGCCCCGGACTGCCTGACGATCGTGACCAGCCGCAACCGGCTCACCGGCCTGGTCGCCGCGGAGGGCGCGCGGCCGTTCACGCTGGACCCGATGCCGGTCGCGGAGGCCCGCACCATGGTCGCGCTGCGGCTGGGCGCGGCCCGCAGCGCGGCCGAACCGGGCGCGGTGGACGAGATCGTCGCGATGTGCGGGCGGCTGCCGCTCGCGCTGGCCGTGGTGTCGGCCCGCGCGGCGGCCTACCCGGACGTGCCGCTGAGCGCGATCGCCAGGGAGCTGCGGGACGCGCAGGGCGGGCTCGACGCCTTCTCCTACGACGACACCAGCGATCTGCGCGCGGTGTTCTCCTGGTCCTACCGCACGCTGAGCCCGCGGGCGGCCCGGCTGTTCCGGCTGCTGGCGCGGCACTGGGGCCCGGACATCTCGCTGCCCGCGAGCGCCAGCCTGCTCGGCGTGGACGTCCGGACCGCGCGCGCCGCGCTGGGCGAGCTGACCCGCACCAGGCTGATGACCGAGCACCGGCCTGGCCGCTTCCAGTTCCACGACCTGATCCGGGTGTACGGGTTGGAGCTGGGCGACGCGCTCGACACCGAGGAGGAGCGCGGCGAGGCGCTGCGCCGGACCGCGGACCACTACCTGCACTCCGCGCACGGCATCGGGCTCGTGCTGCAACCCCACCAGCCGTCCACGCCGCACGACCCCGTCGCGCCCGGCGTCACCCCTGAGGTGGCGCCGAACCGCGACCGGGCGATGGCGTGGTTCCGCGCGGAGCAGCACGTGCTGCACAACTTCGTCGACCAGGCGCCGGAACGCGGGTTCGCCGACCACGCGTGGCGGATCGCCGTGAGCATGCAGGAGTTCTTCCAGCGCCAGGGCGTGCACCTGTCGTGGGCGGCGACCACGCGGGCCGCGCTGCGGGCGGCGCGCTCGGTCGGCGACCAGGTCGGCGAGGCCCGCACGCTGCGCAGCCTGGCGGGCGCGCACTACTTCATGGGTGACACCGAGGGCGCGCTCGCCCACCTGCGGCGCACCGCCGAACTGCTCGACCGGCTCGGGTGGGTGGACGACCAGGCCTACGTGCAGCGCAACATCGGCGACGTGCTGGCCCGGCGCGGGCAGGACGTGCACGGCGACCACGCGGGCGCGTACGGGTACTACGAGCGGGCGCACCGCCTGTACCGGGACATGGGTCACGTCGGCGGGGTGGCGATCTCGTTGGAGGGCATGGGGGTCTGCGCGCTGCGGCTCGGCCGCACCGACGAGGCGCTCGACCTGCTGGGCCGGGCGATGGAGGTGTTCCGGCGGTCCGACGACCTCAACGGCCAGGCCAACTGCTGGGCGGAGTTCGGCGAGGCCCACCTGCGGCTGCACCGGTACGACGAGGCGGTGGACAGCCTCCAGCGGGCGGTGGACATGCACCGCGCGCAGGCGAGCCTCGTCGGCGAGGTAGGGAGCCTCGTGCTGCTCGGCGACGCCCACGTCGGCGCGGGCGACCCGGTGCGCGCCCGAGCCCTGTGGCAGGAGGCTTCGGCGCTGGTGGAGAACAGCCGGATCCACCGCGTCGGACCGTCGTTGTTCACACCGGAGGAGGTTCGCAAGAGGATCGCCCGACTCGATCGGGCCTGA